The stretch of DNA TCGGTGGCCGAGATTCAGGCGGCCGGCTCTTTCGGCGGCAACCCCGTGATCGATGGCACGCTCATCACGCAGCCGCTGCTCGCCGCCTTTCAATCCGGCGACTTCAACCAGGTCCCGGTCATCGGTGGGGCAACGCGTGACGAGAACCGTTTCTTCGTCGCGGTCAACGAAACCAGCAGCGGCCAGGTCGTGACCGCCGAGCAGTACGACAGCCAGATCGCAGCCGGCTACGGCGAGCGCGCCCAGGACGTGCGCGATGCCTATCCGCTGGCTGCCTACGATTCGCCGAGCCTGGCGCTATCGGCGGTACAGACCGACTCCGGCATCGTCTGCCCGGGGCTGGCGCTCGACCAGGCCATGGCCGAGTACGTGCCGGTCTATATTTTCGAGTTCGCCGATCGCACCGCGCCGGTCTATGCGCCGCCGGTGTCCTTCGACTTCGGCGCCTATCACACCGGCGAGATACAGTATCTGTTTCCCCTGTTCCGCGGGGCGACCGGCACGGCTAAACCGCTCGACGATGCCCAGGCAGCGCTTTCGGCCGATATGGTCAGCTACTGGACCACGTTCGCTGCGGCCGGCGACCCGAATGCGTCATCCACGCCCGAATGGCCGGCTTATAGCGACGATTCGCGGCAATACCTGTCCCTGGAGCTGCCCGAGCCGGTGACGAAAGACATCTCGGCGCTGTCCGACGATCATCACTGTGATCTGTGGGCGTCCTTGAACGGCTGAATGAACGAGGCCGGGTATTGGTCCGGTGTGCGGCGCGCCGGGTGTGGCTCACCCCGGCTCGCCGCGGCATGATTGACGCGCCGTGCATCGGCTCTGGGGTCGATGCTGTAGCCGGTACTGGCGGGGCGTGATGCCGGTCGCGCGCCGGAACAGATCGGTGAAATAACTCTGGCTGCCGCAGCCCACGGCCAGCGCCACATCGGAGATGGCGGTTGACCCGCTGCTGAGCAGCGTACGGGCACGCTCCAGACGCAGTCGAAGCACGTATTGATGCGGCGACTCACCGAAGCTCGCCCGAAACAGGCGGCTGAAATGCCGCGGGCTGAGCTGAGCGACCCGGGCCAGTTCCACGGTGCTGAGCCCGCGCTCCAGATGGTCGTGGATGTACTCGCGAACCCGGGTGCGCTGCAGTGCAGACAGGACAGGCGCGCGGGTATCGGGTTCGTGGCGTATCCCGTAACGGCCCATGACATAACTGGCCAGGGCCAGCGACAGATATTCGGAATAGAGCCGCCCGATCGGACGCCGGCGTCTAACGTCGCTCTCCATGGCCCGCACCAGTCGCGCCAGGCCCGGGTCGCGTATGTCGTGCTGCGGTTGGATATCGTCGGTGGTCGGCGAATCCCGTTCCTGGGCCAGTTGCTGTAGAAGCGGCCCGCCGATCTCGACCAGCAGCATGCGAAAGTCACCGGTGGGCCGGATGTCGGCGAGCTCGCAGCCCGCGGGATAGATGAAGATGCTGCCCCGACCGAGATCGAATCGACGCAACGACAGACCGGTGCGATACGCGGTGCTGAAGCGTCCGTCGACGATCAGCGAGATATGCATGCGCGGCCATTGGGCATGCGCGACCGTAGGCATCGGCGCGTAGCTACGCGCGTCCTCGAGTCGAAAGGCGTCGGCGTCGGGTAATTTCGTCCGATCGGCGCTGAGCGCATCGTCGCCCCAGGGCCAGTCCACCAAGCGCTGCTCGTTCAGGATACTCAGACGATCCATGACCGCGTTCTCCCTGGCAGTACGCGATCGATCCTACGAAGGCGATTGGCCGCTGGCGAGCGCGAATCGCGCGCAAGCTAGTTGCCCGTGATAATCATGATGTCGCTGCCCGGTTGTTGCGAGCGGCGGCAGCGTGCCGCTCGCCCCCGTGTTCACAGGCTTACGGTTCCCGCCACGTCGTGCCCGGACGGACGTGGCGGCGGCCGGCGATCAGAGCGATCTCCAGCCGGTTCATGGTCGCATGGCATGCGTGCGTGGCGCCCTGCGTTGGTCGCGCACGAGGGTTCGTCAAAGCGCTGCCGCTGGCCGGGCCATGCCCGTGCGCCGACCCGCCACCACGAACCGTTCAGGCTCAGTCCTGGTCGATCGGCGCCTTCATCCAGGCCTTGACCGCATCCGGCAGTTCGCGGGGCTGCGGGTCGTAGCCCTGGCTCAGCAACCAGTCGCGTACGGCCAGGCCGGTGCCGCCCGGCCAGTATTCGGCTTCGGCCTTGTCCACATGGAAATAGTCGGCCAATTCCGCGTCAAGCGTGATCGTGCCTTCGGCAACCAGATGATAGGCCAGCAGCAGCTGGTTCTTGCGGGCGAAGCCGTAGGCGCCCACGAATTCGGTCACCCGCGCGCGCAGGCCCAGTTCTTCAGCAACCTCCCGCACCACACCGAACTCCGGTGTCTCGCGCGGCTCGAGGAAACCGGTGACCAGACCGTACATCCCCTCCGGCCAGAGTGCGTTGCGGGCAAAAACCAGCTTGCCCTCGTGTTCGACGATACCCGCGACCACGGGAATGGGGTTGTCCCAGAACACGAACCCGCAGCTTGTATCCGAACACAGGGGGCGCTCGATGCCGCCGATTTCGCGATGTACGAGCAGGCTGGTACAGACAGGGCAGAACTGGCGGTTATCGCGCATGAGGCATTTGCTCCGATGAACGGTGGCCGGCCGGCGGCCGGCGTCGGGGACGAAACCTGCGTGCGGCCTTGACGAAAGCCCGGCAAGCGGCGTCCGAGGTGCCCGCGAGGGATTGATAGCGTAACCGGATATAGGTGTCGGCGAGTTCGCCCAGCTGTGCAGCCAGGTCCGGGCGCGCGGCGCCCACACGCTGGGCATAAGCGCTCGGGCCCTCGCTCGGTCGGCGAGGATAGCCGATCCTGGCCAGTCGGGCGCCGATACGATGCCAGGCGCGAACCGTCGGATCGGGGTGGGCACGCCTGCGCATGCGCCAGGCGAGCCAGGCCGACACCAGCGCCAGCAATCCCAGCGTACCGGCCGTCAATGCGAGCAGCGCTCGTGTCCAGCCCTTGAGTCCAAGCGCGTTCAGCAGCTGCTGCTGAAGCTGCGGGCCGTAGGCCAGAAACCAGCGGTTCCAGCCGGCATCGACCGCGTCCCACATCATGCGGGCCTGGTACCAGACCCCGTCGTTGCCGCGCGCCATATAGGGCAGTCGACTGTTGTCGATCACCGATCCCGACAGCCCGGACTCGATACGATCCGGCGCCACCGCAGCGGTCGGATCCACCCGGACCCAGCCCCGGTCGGCAAACCAGACCTCGGCCCAGGCATGGGCATCGGCCTGG from Salinisphaera sp. T31B1 encodes:
- a CDS encoding NUDIX domain-containing protein codes for the protein MRDNRQFCPVCTSLLVHREIGGIERPLCSDTSCGFVFWDNPIPVVAGIVEHEGKLVFARNALWPEGMYGLVTGFLEPRETPEFGVVREVAEELGLRARVTEFVGAYGFARKNQLLLAYHLVAEGTITLDAELADYFHVDKAEAEYWPGGTGLAVRDWLLSQGYDPQPRELPDAVKAWMKAPIDQD
- a CDS encoding AraC family transcriptional regulator; the protein is MDRLSILNEQRLVDWPWGDDALSADRTKLPDADAFRLEDARSYAPMPTVAHAQWPRMHISLIVDGRFSTAYRTGLSLRRFDLGRGSIFIYPAGCELADIRPTGDFRMLLVEIGGPLLQQLAQERDSPTTDDIQPQHDIRDPGLARLVRAMESDVRRRRPIGRLYSEYLSLALASYVMGRYGIRHEPDTRAPVLSALQRTRVREYIHDHLERGLSTVELARVAQLSPRHFSRLFRASFGESPHQYVLRLRLERARTLLSSGSTAISDVALAVGCGSQSYFTDLFRRATGITPRQYRLQHRPQSRCTARQSCRGEPG